In a single window of the Actinomycetota bacterium genome:
- the uppS gene encoding di-trans,poly-cis-decaprenylcistransferase: protein MDGNGRWAKRRGLPRTAGHTEGEENLAAVVRSAVARDVGWLTVFGFSTENWVRPRGEVRHIIGLHRKLFGRVAELNELNVRVQWIGRPFDSPGALTPKHVQRAIRKAIADTAQNTGMVLTVAFDYGSHAELVHAAHELRAAGESPTAEHLAAHLYLPSLPPVDVLVRTSGEQRISNFLLWQIAGCHVYFTECTWPEFDAAELDRAIALARS, encoded by the coding sequence ATGGACGGCAACGGACGGTGGGCGAAGCGCCGCGGGCTGCCGCGCACCGCCGGGCACACCGAGGGCGAGGAGAACCTGGCCGCCGTGGTGCGCTCGGCCGTCGCCCGCGACGTCGGCTGGCTGACGGTGTTCGGGTTCTCCACCGAGAACTGGGTCCGCCCCCGCGGCGAGGTACGCCACATCATCGGGCTGCACCGCAAGCTCTTCGGCCGGGTCGCCGAGCTGAACGAGCTGAACGTGCGGGTGCAGTGGATCGGCCGCCCGTTCGACTCGCCCGGCGCCCTCACGCCGAAACACGTCCAGCGGGCGATCCGCAAGGCGATCGCCGACACCGCGCAGAACACCGGGATGGTGCTGACGGTGGCGTTCGACTACGGCAGCCATGCCGAGCTGGTGCACGCCGCCCACGAGCTGCGCGCAGCCGGTGAGTCGCCCACCGCCGAGCACCTGGCCGCGCACCTCTACCTACCCTCGCTCCCACCCGTCGACGTGCTGGTGCGCACGTCCGGCGAGCAGCGCATCTCCAACTTCTTGCTGTGGCAGATCGCCGGCTGCCACGTGTACTTCACCGAGTGCACCTGGCCCGAGTTCGACGCCGCCGAGCTCGACCGCGCGATCGCGCTCGCGCGTTCGTGA
- a CDS encoding undecaprenyl diphosphate synthase family protein, with protein MPSPRSDRSAEPLPLTHVMLVGGTVGEWAQLDEERWLQRASALGDAARAAGCRWLTLHPYGPDTSATVAAAPWTLERDGCTVIVDPEPDGRARLLRGMQRLAPEAALDEAALAAAVLAPAACDPDLVVVLGPPDRLPPSLVWELAYSELVYLDVAWPDLDVEHLRAALDEYAGRDRRFGGVSS; from the coding sequence GTGCCCTCCCCGCGCTCAGACCGCTCAGCGGAGCCGTTGCCGCTGACGCACGTGATGCTCGTCGGGGGCACCGTCGGCGAATGGGCCCAGCTCGACGAGGAGCGTTGGTTGCAGCGGGCGAGTGCCCTCGGCGACGCCGCCCGAGCTGCGGGTTGCCGCTGGCTGACCCTGCACCCGTACGGCCCCGACACCTCGGCAACCGTCGCCGCGGCGCCGTGGACGCTGGAACGCGACGGGTGCACGGTGATCGTCGATCCCGAGCCCGACGGGCGCGCCAGACTGCTGCGCGGCATGCAGCGGCTCGCGCCAGAAGCGGCGCTCGACGAAGCCGCACTTGCCGCGGCCGTGCTCGCGCCCGCCGCCTGCGATCCGGATCTCGTCGTCGTGCTCGGGCCCCCCGATCGCCTGCCGCCCTCGCTCGTCTGGGAGCTCGCCTACAGCGAGCTCGTCTACCTCGACGTGGCGTGGCCCGACCTCGACGTCGAGCACCTCCGCGCCGCGCTCGACGAGTACGCCGGGCGCGATCGCCGCTTCGGCGGGGTGTCCTCGTGA
- the recO gene encoding DNA repair protein RecO, with translation MNPLYRDTGVVLRTYKLGEADRIVVILTEAHGKVRAVAKGVRKTGSRFGARMEPMSHVRLLLYRGRELDIVSQADSVDSLRPLLDHLDIATQGLALLEAVDQLAPDREPVPQLYRMLVGARRTLAERPSPLVVAAFYWKLLAAEGVRPELDVCVSCGEAGDLVAFDLAEGGVSCRQCRGGVAISGEALTLLRSVLGGRLNEALAEPSSSTTAEVTHLATKAVEHHLERRLRTVAMFEQH, from the coding sequence GTGAACCCGCTGTACCGCGACACCGGTGTCGTGCTGCGCACCTACAAGCTGGGTGAGGCGGACCGCATCGTCGTCATCCTCACCGAGGCCCACGGCAAGGTGCGGGCGGTGGCCAAGGGGGTGCGCAAGACCGGTTCGCGCTTCGGCGCCCGCATGGAGCCGATGAGCCACGTCCGGCTGCTGCTGTACCGCGGCCGCGAGCTCGACATCGTGAGCCAGGCCGACTCCGTCGACTCGCTGCGGCCGCTGCTCGACCACCTCGACATCGCCACCCAAGGCCTCGCGCTGCTCGAAGCCGTCGACCAGCTCGCCCCCGACCGTGAGCCGGTGCCCCAGCTGTACCGGATGCTCGTCGGTGCCCGGCGGACGCTTGCCGAGCGACCCTCGCCACTCGTCGTCGCGGCGTTCTACTGGAAGCTCCTCGCCGCCGAGGGTGTGCGGCCCGAGCTCGACGTGTGCGTGTCGTGCGGCGAGGCGGGCGACCTGGTGGCGTTCGACCTGGCCGAAGGCGGGGTGTCGTGCCGGCAGTGCCGCGGCGGGGTCGCGATCTCGGGGGAGGCGTTGACGCTGTTGCGCAGCGTCCTCGGAGGTCGGCTCAACGAGGCCCTGGCGGAGCCGTCGTCGTCGACCACGGCCGAGGTGACGCACCTCGCGACGAAGGCGGTGGAGCACCACCTGGAGCGCCGGCTGCGCACCGTGGCGATGTTCGAGCAGCACTGA